aaataacgTTGATGGCATCATCAACAAGGACAGCTTGTATGCTataatttaaatgaagaaaaaagcaacagtcAAATATGTAATTATAGTTTGAtgcaactaaattttaaaatccacGTAATGGCAAAACGattggaaggaaataaaattgttaCCTTTGAGTGATATGAGCCatcactttttcttcctttttacaaTGACAGTATTTTCCAGTATTTCTACGATGcacatattacttttaaaatcaaaacaaaaaatgtttaaccccAAATTAAATCTCGTACCAGGCATTCCCATCCGAACGACCTTGGACAACTCGACAACAGTTCAATATGCAGGTCTCCTTCATCAGCTGACCGTGAAAGCCAAGAGCACAGTTCGTGACATTGATCCTCAGAACGACCTAACTTTTCTTAGGATCAGATCAAAGAAACATGAAATTATGGTAGCTCCAGGTAATTtggcatttcttttcattatttaagGCATCTTTCTACTTCACTGTATAAAAGCTTTCTCTCAAAGAACGGGGAGTGTGGATTTCAACATGCAATATGACACATAATGCTCTTCAATTACAAAATGAAGAAGTCTGAATGTGAAAATTCCGTGAAATTAGTAAAGACATTGAATTttgcccatttgtttttgttgttagtaATCAAAACATTTAGGACGTGTAGGTTTCCTGTTATGTGAACTTAGCACACAGACTTTCTGAAGAGTGGGAGAAATGTCTCCTGTCCAGGGGATAACGAAGAGGGCAGATCAAAGGTCTGTAGGGTCTTAGACCTTCCCTGGAGTAGAGCACATTCACTGGGGCTATCAAAAGACAGCAGCCACAGAAATACTTCTTTCCTTGAAGGAGGTACATTCACAGTTTTAGTGGATGTCAGTGTAAAACAGGACTCATGTTCCTAAATCTAGTCTAGAACAAACTTCGCTGTAGTACAACTGTAAAATCAGAGTTACCCCCAAACTAAATGAAGCTTTCCCTACACCTGTGTTCTCACCcaagctgcacattagaatcacatggagagcttaaaaaaaaattactgatacCTGGGACTCTATCCCAGACCAATAAATACAGAATCTCTGGGGCTTGGCCCCAGGTAATGGTATTTTCTGAAAGCTcaacaggtgattctgatgtgctggGAGCCCACTGGTCTACACAAGGTCCAAGTGATGTGTTGAAGAGAAAAGCAGATTAGCTGaagtattcatttattaaatttaatttttagggTGGATTAACTTTGTCCATCTCTCTCCACAGATAAGGAATATCTTCTGATTGTCATTCAAAATCCATGTGAATAGACCTGCAATGGACAAGTTCTGTGCTGGGACGCCAGGCTGAAAACATTTCACTCTTTAAAGATTCCTAAGATTATAATCCAATCTAAATGATCTTTTGGacattcctttctatttttacatttaaactcTTCTACATGTCTCATTTAGTCCGTTTTTAATGTATTGTAAATTTGTGATTTagctatataataaataaattctggtATGTATGCCTCATTTTTTTTACGATACACAAAACCAAAGAATTCTAGTGAGAAGACAGCCTTCCTGGAGACAGTTCTTTTCGTCTAGAAGTAATGGCCACCAAGAATTAGAATAGAAGTGTGATTCTGCCCATTTCGCTGACATGCCAGGGAGTTTCAGTGGAGCAGAGTGGGGCCAGGAGGGAAGCAGGGCGTCCCAGCCCTCAAGGAGCTACAGGTGCTTTCCCAGCTTAAACGAGGGCCGTAAGAAGTCAAGAGCGCAGTTCTCAGTTGGGTCAGTACTGCCCCCTGCGAAACTCCTCAGGCCTGTCCTTCCATCACACCAGCCTGAGGGGACCAGGAGCGGGTCCTGAGGAAGGATGCACACGTCAAAAGCTGCCTAGAGAACTCCGGAGGGTTTATCTTACTAGATATTTCAAACATTCTCAACATAATGAAAATGATAGAACAAATATAACAGATTTCCACAACCCATATAGAATAGATGTTAATCTTTTGCCATGTTTGCCTTatatcctccttttttttttccaattaagcattttattttgagataactgaGGATTCACGTGAAACTGTAAGAAATAACATATAtcctgtgtaccctctacccagtttcccccatggCAACATCTTTcgaaactatagtacaatatcacaaccaggaaatGGACACTGATTCAGCCTAGatacagagcatttccatcaccaccCGAGCTCCTCGTGGTACCCTTTTGTAGcaaccccccaacccctggcaccCACTAATCTGTCCTCCACTTCTGTAATTTTGTCATATCAAAATGGTTGTTATATAAACGGAATTATACAGTACGTAGCCTTTTGAGATTGActttttttactcagcataatgctgTTGAGATTcatccaaaaaataaacattatggATACAGCTGCAGCCCCTCTCCTCCTTTGTGCCTTGGTCCTCTCCTTTTCCGGAGGATCCTTGTCAGGATGCACAAGTCACCCTGCATGGGGGTCCACAGACGCTTCCTCCTAAGTTCCCACAACTCCACAACAAGCCAAGAGTGAGGAATGGTGCAGGACAAGTTTAGTTCTGCCACTGCCATGGCACCAGCTTGCATCCTGGGAGGCTACAATAACCCAACCCAAGCAGACGGTGGTCTGGGCAGAAAAGAAGGGCCAAGGCAAATCCCTCAGGTGAAAGGGGTTTGCTCTCCACGTGGTGATGGTAGAGGAGATGGGCCAAGGCTGAAAGGGACCATGGTGGCCGAAGCCAAAGAGTCAATCCTATCCACGCAACAGACGTCTGCACCCCACTGCAGATCTCAGTGCCCCTGGAAAGTGGGACCCACATGAATATACTCTGAAAATGCTCTCCAGGTATTTGCAGTGCGGCTCCAGGCTGAGATCCACTGCGGTTACAGAACAGTGGGTCTTACTGGGGTGGTGAGGAGAGTAGCCCAAGACACACATAAATACAAGTTCCATCCGGGAACAGCCCTGGGGTTCCCCCACATCATCAAGCCAGCTGAGCCCTAGATTTACAAGGAGGATGCTGTGTCTGTCTCCGGAGAGAACagaacaaatgaggaaatgagcTTAAATTACAGCAGAAGTGAGTTCTTCTAAAAAAAGTGGGATGAATAAACATCAAAGAGATCGCAGGATGGAGAGCCTATACTATAGCACGTATTAGACTTCCGAGCATTTCCCCcacactttttgttttaaaaaacttcaaAGTGGCAGAAGAGGAGAGAATGAACACCCACATAAGCTTCACCCACATTCACCAACTCAATATTTTACAACATTTGCTtcatgtctctccctccctcccgtatatatatatatatatatatatatatatatatatatatatatatatgtatgtatataaaaaacaCCCATAACCCCAATTTCCTACTTAAGAAATTTATTATTGATACAATAATAGCATCTAATATAGTCATGTTCGAATTTCCTCAGTggtcccaataatgtcctttatagctattttttttaatccaggagTCTATCAAGGGTAACATATTGCGTTTGGTTGTCACGTCTCGAGCTGTTCAGCTGTTGTTAGAACCCCTGTGTTCTATCCTCCCCCTCTAGGTGGTATCGAATTTGTGTTTGTTCTCCCTGGAGTCCCCAGGGTCATCTGCTCCGCAGCCTCCTTGAGCCCCTCCTGATTGGACCCAGATGCAGCCTGTAATTATAGAGGAAATTCAGCCCAAGAGCAGGACTTGGTCACAGGTGAGTGCTTCCCCTTCCTTATGTCATGACTCAGAGACCAGACGTACCACCATGGACCCAACCTCATCCTTCAGCCAGTGAGGTCTGGGTACCAGAATACCCACTCGCCCAGGCACAGCTTCTATGTGTGCTGacaatttccaaaataaacaacATCTTGTTAGAAGCCAAGCAGCAAGGAAATGCACTACTGAGGGAGAGGATCACTGATATCATCTATCTGACTCCTtggttttacaggtgaggattTCACCTGAGCCTGGCGTCCAGTGTTTTTCAGGAATCAAGTATGTCAGTTTGTACTGAACTGGTCAAGCCTCTGGAATTGGTGCTCATGATCTTATCAGGGGGCTCATGCTCTTGTGAGACCCCCCCCATACCCTCCAGAAAAAAACTGTTTTGAGGACGTAGAGATTAgctcattgttttaaaatgtaccagAGGTAACATTTGATTCCAATCCCTAAATCTGTCATCTCCCCATTGTTCCCCAGCCTACCCAGAGCTCATCAGCAGACGCATGGCTGAGTGGTAAAGCCACTTCCTTCCTCCTGGCCCAGCCAGAAATTTCAAGCCCCATTTGAGATGTAGCAGTGGGAAACCTCTGGCAGGTGCAGATGCCACTGCTTTAAGTGCCAGGGCTCTGTGTGGGCTCTTTTGTGCAAGGAGACCCTTCCATCCCACTTGGCAGGGAACTCTGCTGTGGTCCTGCCTGCACTTTTGCATCCAGAGGAAACAGTAACCCTTTGCTAGAGGCCGAGACTGTGGTATAGAACTTGCCAAAGCCAATGACAACAGAGGAGGATATAATCTTGGGGAATCTGAATCACCCCTCTCTGCCTTCCAGCACAGAGGCATTCACATTCCCCTTGGATTCCTAACAGCACAGTAAATTaactcttattaaaaaaaactaaaagatgcCTGGATCTATAGACTAAAGAGCCACACTCATACAAAACCATTGATAAAGTTTTCATTTCCTATGAGAAGTACAAGCCTGGACTCACTGGTGCCTCCCCTTAGTCCAAATTGCTATAAATTTTACCTGAACAATAGGAGAGCTATTTGCAGACTCTCTGGGGGAACATATCCCAACCATCAATATTAATGAGAATTAACCTGGAAAGACCAGcttaataaaataactgaaatgcatTTACACATCATTAGCATTACGAGCTCCCAAATCTTCATCACTGAACAGCAGGACCATCTGAGAAGGGGATGAGCGGGAGCCTGCCCAAAGCTCCAGCAGGTGCCTGCCTCTCAAAGCCACTTTCACTGGTTACATTCTGGCTTTTGAGCTAGATCACCTCTTCCAAAGCAAAAATCACCATAGACTAAGACTTGGATTCTCCTCCCCCTCACCCTCTCTTGGTCTTTGAAAAATTACAATTATCCCCAATACGTCTTTGACATGGGGGAAATACCCTCACTCTTCTGAATTTAGAAAATACGTAATATATGCCCTTGAACAGGAAAAGATAGCCAGAGATAGTCACTCAGTCAAGCAATACTTAGTCTTACGTTCCCCATTGGAAGAAAAAGTAGATCATGTTTGGGGCCATAACAGAGCTTTCAGAGTGGTGAAAGCATCTCCAATGAGGAGTCTTGACAAAAAATAAAGTGGTATTTCAAATCCTAGGAAATCCTAGGTCTAGACTCCCCCCTTAATATGAAACCATCTCTAGTAACGGAAGCTCAGGCATCCCCAGGGAAGTTCCGGATATTTTTAGGATCTGGAAGATTTCAGGTCAGtaacatttttctgtatatttcttaGGCAAGATGTGACGCAGAGGGTTGGGTGGGCCATACGCTCAGCCACACCttgaacacagagaaaaaaagactcaaCCTTCTTACTTCCTCCTGGGTTCTGACTCTGGGAAacctcctctccttcttcccttcacCATACATGACCTCAGGACTCCCTCTCTTGATGCCCTCAACCTTGAACATTCCTGCTGCGTGCAGAAATGGTTTTCAAATTCTCTTTCTTTGGTCAACTTTACACCATGAGATGTAAAGACGGTGCCGTTGAAAGATCACGAGATCTACAGTCTGACTCTACTTATTTGTTAGCAGGATCCCCaacttctctgaccctcagtttacTCACCTACAAACGTGAAGAACGCCCGCCCACAGTGGCCTTGCCTCCTGAGCTATACGGTACAGCATAGGTGCCAATTATTATGATTAACTATAGCAATAGCGGCCAAATAAACCAAGTTTACCAGAATATAAGTCACTGTAACACATCTCACTGTGGCCTCTTCTACTCTTTAACCATACGTAAAAATGGATTTAAAGAGTTATAATCCTGCTGGGTTCACACTTTTGTCTAATTCCTTTAGTTATCATTTAATAAGCATTGCCACGGGGcagcggggagggataaattgggagactgggattgacatatacacactaatatatataaaataaataactaataaggacctactgtatagcacagggaacccttctcagtactctgtaatgacctatatggaaaaagaacctaaaaaagagtgggtatatgtatatgtataactgattcactttgctgtacagcagaaattaatgcaacattgtaaatcaactatgctctagaatttttttttaaataagagtgaAGGGACAgaggcccatttttaaaaaaaaaagcattgccaCGTTCCTATCTAGGgtttatattgatttttcttaATATCTGCATGCAACTCTATCAAGCTTGTCGGTGGTGACCTGACCAGACGAGGCCAATGAGAGATGCTTCCTTGGTATTTAGATTTGAAAGAGAGTCAGAGAGGAAGTTTCCACGTGGCTGGACCTGTGCACAAAGGCAGGGGCGTTGCGGAGGCCATATTTTTCCCAGAGGGGTAGCAGAGAGAGCCTCTTGGAAGGAAGAAATGTAGCAGTTGTGCATCATAACGAGAGTGAGAGTACAGTACAGTGTTCATGCCATGGGTTCCCGGCAACCTTCGAGGTCCTCAACTGTATTTTTACCCTTGGGTTTATGAAACTCCTCTAATGCCTTCAACACAGTGTTCCTCTTTGTGTACACTACCAGAGTGAGTTTTATCTGTTGCCTGAAACGAAGAAGTCCTTAGCTAACATTTTGGGGCTATATTTGGGTCGCCCCCGGCTGCTTTAATCAGACATGGTCAAGGAGCCCAGTAACCCCCCGAAAGTGCGTATTAATCAGAGGCCCTGAACAGATGTTTTGTGGTCTCTCACTCCCCTGCTTCAAAACGTGCCCCATGGCTTTAGCAATACAGGGGGAGAGGCCACTGCTGGACACCCCAGGAGGCAGAGCTCTGGGTGGGAGTGTGGCACTGACATACCCCTCTAACTGGGCAGCAGGCACTCCAGTTCATTCCCACCTGGAAAGTGGCCTCTGCCTCTGTCACTGGCTGGAAAGAGAACAGGCCACCCGGACTCTAGGCAGATACATTCCCAAAGCACCTCTCTGGGTGGCCTGGAGTATCTGAAGTGGCCGAGAGTCATAAGAGAgacaaaaggaataaagaagtaaGGTACAGATTCACCTGACAACCTACCATCCCCTTGCTCCCAGAAGGCAGCGTGGTGCTGAAGGAAGGATGCTGTTTTGTAGCCAGACTGTCTGGTAGCCAGCCCTGCcatcaataattaataattaataataatagtaataataaaactaCTATTTATGTTATTCCttttagaagaagagaaagaaaaagaagaagaggaagaaaagaaacgaAAAGAACAGCAGCAGCTGCTGACCTTTGTTGATTACTTACCATGTGACAGGCACTTTGGATTTTCACAACAGCCGCAATTTACAGACAGGAACACCACATCTTAGAGGAGTTTCACAGCTTGCCTAAGTTCAAGCAAGTGTTAAGTGTCAGAGGAGGCACCGAAACCCCAATTCTTGACTGGGGCACACATGTTGCCTACGTTGCTGACTCAGCAGATACATGACAAGGAAATTAACATCTCTGAACCTTAGAATCCTTCCCATAGCTTCTACATGGCGGGTTGTTGGGAGACAAGAAGAAATTATATAAAGCCCCTGACACTTAGTAGATGTTCAACAAAGGGGAGTTGCTATTATCATCATCACATCATCAGTACTACCTAGAGAACCAGTAAGTGCTGGGAGAGGACCATCACAGCAATTAGGTTATTGTTATAAATATGATCAGTGTCACAGTGTTCACATTTAACAATATTCCATGGGGTTCATCAGATCAATTACTCCTAATTCTTTCACCAAACCCCTCAAATCCCCAACAATCAGCCATCCATCTGGTCTATAGGATGTCAGACTACCATCCCATTCATGCAATGTCATCATATCAGGAATTGCTCATAGGACCAATCTCCCCATCAAGAATGCAACTACTGTTTTGTATGTTCCTCAAGCCTATGTTTTATCCCCCTCCCATTGTGTCTAAACAGAAACCTGCTTTGTACTATGCTTAATCCCCCTCCCATTCTGTCCACATTTCTAACCTGTTTGaaccattccttccttcccctccccaccctgcctacACATATAACCAGCTTTTCTATTTAGTCTGGATTGATGGATCAATTCAATCCATCAGACTGATTTTCTGGTCTGTAGCAACTGGCTGCATTGACTCAACAATCCAGTCAAGAGAAGTTATGCATTTGGCAGTCTCGTTAGGCTTAAGGACACAAACTACCTTATTCTTACCCCTACCCAAGTGCCTGGCAGAAAATCTGGCACAGGGTAGGTACTCAGTTTGTGGGGTAGTCAACATCTCTATTCCCACCCAGGCCCTATTTTAGAAACACTGTTCCCTGGATCATGCGACTGGTTGCAAAGGGGTCCATCAAGTTAATGAGCGCCTTTGAAGTGGACATAGTTAGTAGCTACATCCTCCAAGAACACTCAAGACAGGATTCTGACCAATTAGAAGCTTTAAGACTTCTCCATTCAGATTGTAGGATGAATTAAAGCAGCTCACTGACTGTCATGGGCCTCCTTCTGCATCTGTTCCTGCACAACTTTCTGCTTCCTGAACAGCTCCAGGGAAATACCTGCCCCCGCCGACCCCCGTCAATGCCAGGAAAGCAGAAGGCCCAGCTTCCGAGAATAGGTCCCAGGATTCACAGCTGCACCCTTTGTGGAGCATGGATGGGAGGCCTGTGTCAGCAGGTCCCACCCTTTGGGGACTGGGCTGGCGCTAGCCTCATCAGATTACAATGCCCCAAATGGTGCTGTCAGCCAGATCCTTTATCCAACATGAACTTTAAGTTGTTCACAAACTCTGAGCCTTTCGGTTGGGTATTTGATCCTATCTCAGGGACGCAGGGGGGAAAGTGAATGTCTAGTGTctccaggaaaggaaaaaaaaaaaaaatgcacaacaccATCAGTAATGTCAGGAGGAGCGGAAAGAGGATGTTATCTGAACATGTTTACCTGCTCTTGCCAAGCCCAGCAATTTCTGGGAGATGCAAGCAGAGATGAATAACCATTTATGaaatttcaaattaataaaaatactggCTCCATCTGAGAATTGAAAGAAGGTGTGTTTCTTAATCAGGGAACCATTAACCAGGTCGTGCTCCGTTCTGCAAGCATGTAACCAGTAATGACTCTGCCCAGGAGCAGACACAGGTGACATCATCCCTGCCCCCAAGGAGCTCCTAGCATAGAACGGAGATAGGTGTGCAAAGAATACATTTTCAACACAGTGAGATAATAGCGACCAAAGAAGTACACGTGAGGGCCGGTGCCAATGTCATGCAGATAAAGGACTGATAAAGGCTTGGTGTTTAAGAAAAGCGGCATTCAAGCAAACATACCTGAGCTGGATATTAAAGGCGGAAGAGGGGTTTACAAAGTTATGGGGAAGGAAAGAGCAATCTGGGCGTAAGGAAGTGTAAAGTGAGGCATAATCTAGGCCAGTGGTCTTTAAACCTTGCTTTAGGAATAGACCTTTGTTCACGCACAGCGGCAAGTAAAGCTGTTCGCTCTCCACGAGGCAGGGTGGGCCCTTCTTCCGTTCTGTCCTCCCCTGCTCTTCGCCCCCCACACCTACACACAACGGTCATTcaggggccccaccccagacctgctgaatcagcaACTGCATTTAGGAAGATTCCCAGGGACCCTCGTTCCCATTCAAGTTGGAGAAATGCTCCTCCAGGACGAGGAAATCTATGTTTCCCCCAACAAGTGCCCCCCGGAGAGGGGTTAGGACTAGGAGTTTAGGAACACTGTCGGTCTaccctttttctcttcctgaaatcTTCCTCCACGGCCAAGCCCAGGCCACCCAAAGCCACAGCTCAGAGTAAGAGCTAGGGAGAGAAGTAAAAGGACATCATACGGCAGTCAACTTATGCCCCAATCCTGACTAAAAACAAAACGACGAAGGAGACAACCTGGAAAATCCAGCCAAAGCTGATTCTCCAGCCAGGTTTCACATCCCAAGCATTGGGGGATCCCTGGGGGCACCTCAGCCGCCAATGAGTCAGGCCAGCCAGTTTCCACGTGGCATCTCCATGACCTTCACCTTCGCTGGCTCCAACCCTCCTTGGCGCTCCTACCAGAGCTCTGGGCTCCGAACATCACGGATAACCTCTAGGTACCACCCCCTGACCTGCCACCACTGTCTCCTCCTGTGTCAGGCACAACTGCCACTCG
Above is a window of Balaenoptera ricei isolate mBalRic1 chromosome 19, mBalRic1.hap2, whole genome shotgun sequence DNA encoding:
- the DYNLRB2 gene encoding dynein light chain roadblock-type 2, encoding MAEVEETLKRIQSHKGVIGTMVVNAEGIPIRTTLDNSTTVQYAGLLHQLTVKAKSTVRDIDPQNDLTFLRIRSKKHEIMVAPDKEYLLIVIQNPCE